A portion of the Myxococcales bacterium genome contains these proteins:
- a CDS encoding tetratricopeptide repeat protein, with protein MSGESASEIGAGLDVDFMDFELCSGDGVIFKDKGVSIEVDCHRKPKNNFKKGWIYISSPDGGFHARCGNRSSEPSSFYFRCRDLLRRFSNEGISSPARCSNEDAMYLNETASRLLSEGDFSSAEAFSRRGIAADSKYLLNYLVLGRSLLAKGIREDEVISELISLGSKAPHSADVEAMLSKLSRMELR; from the coding sequence ATGTCCGGCGAATCAGCCTCGGAGATCGGAGCAGGTCTTGATGTAGATTTTATGGACTTTGAACTTTGTTCTGGCGACGGCGTTATTTTTAAAGACAAGGGCGTTTCGATCGAAGTTGACTGCCATAGGAAGCCCAAAAATAATTTCAAGAAGGGATGGATATATATATCATCTCCTGATGGTGGTTTTCACGCCAGATGCGGAAATAGATCGAGCGAGCCCTCTTCATTCTACTTCAGATGTCGTGATCTCCTCAGACGATTTTCCAACGAAGGTATCTCGAGCCCGGCGCGATGCTCCAATGAAGATGCGATGTATTTAAACGAAACCGCATCCCGTTTGCTGTCTGAAGGGGATTTCTCTTCCGCGGAAGCGTTTTCACGCCGTGGAATCGCTGCGGATTCTAAATATCTCCTGAATTATCTTGTTTTGGGGAGATCTCTTTTGGCTAAGGGGATTCGCGAGGACGAAGTCATCTCCGAGCTTATAAGTCTGGGATCGAAGGCCCCCCACAGCGCAGATGTAGAAGCGATGCTTTCAAAGCTGTCGAGAATGGAACTCAGATGA
- a CDS encoding type II secretion system F family protein — protein sequence MEKYISSAIAGFLAFNMVPPLIRRINSFMLGMDAAAERERSPLLKFLLPVASFASALVGDWKFFKNDKYERDFVISGLCMRTDLKSFALMHALVFPVAGALCSILCFSFGIPTIVIGLAAGRFLGHAWISAMIRERARSIERDLPFLLDLMSISISAGSDSIQSMIRISSRLGEGPLKEFISEAARKMASGKSRREVMSEMAAKSPSPELASFASLLVNAERLGVGVSKFLRSQGASMRSSRLMELERRGMVASQMMVIPIVMLIMPATFIVLFGPVIVRFASGGVAAVMGGVI from the coding sequence ATGGAAAAATATATCTCATCGGCAATAGCGGGGTTTTTGGCATTCAATATGGTTCCACCCCTGATACGCAGAATAAACTCGTTTATGCTGGGGATGGATGCGGCTGCGGAGCGAGAGCGTTCTCCGCTGCTTAAATTTTTACTTCCGGTGGCATCTTTTGCCTCTGCCCTAGTGGGGGATTGGAAATTTTTCAAGAACGACAAATATGAAAGAGACTTTGTCATTTCAGGCCTTTGCATGCGGACCGACTTGAAATCATTCGCGCTTATGCATGCTCTTGTATTTCCGGTGGCAGGGGCTCTTTGTTCGATTCTCTGTTTTTCCTTCGGGATTCCAACCATCGTCATCGGATTAGCCGCAGGGAGGTTTTTAGGGCATGCATGGATTTCTGCGATGATCAGGGAAAGGGCGCGATCGATAGAAAGGGATCTCCCATTTTTGCTCGATCTTATGAGTATATCGATAAGCGCGGGGAGCGATTCCATACAGTCGATGATAAGGATATCTTCAAGGCTTGGAGAGGGTCCTCTCAAAGAATTTATTTCGGAAGCTGCGCGGAAGATGGCGTCAGGTAAATCCAGGAGAGAGGTTATGTCAGAGATGGCGGCCAAAAGCCCATCTCCAGAACTTGCATCTTTCGCATCGCTGTTGGTCAACGCGGAGAGGCTTGGGGTCGGCGTCAGCAAATTTCTCCGCTCTCAGGGCGCGAGCATGAGAAGCTCCCGCCTTATGGAACTTGAAAGGCGCGGTATGGTTGCGTCGCAGATGATGGTTATTCCAATAGTCATGCTGATAATGCCGGCAACCTTCATCGTATTGTTCGGGCCTGTGATCGTGCGTTTTGCCAGCGGAGGAGTAGCGGCGGTGATGGGAGGTGTTATTTGA
- a CDS encoding CpaF family protein — MRIVAVSGIEEGRDLADSISSVDSGMRAEKIGYIVLISECGLKHGLASYEEYNRLFDEFDSNSFKNYVRAKGVCGQALVVGENEISESVFFAIGEAYDLMILDRRYPWSGKMPGNIPIPLVYFLGACERAEVSRMCRNAAKEIGSSSPFVPVGFAMRSHDLHSSVVIARRSELAFIGSFDDPSIVARRLFDHSALYESCVRVGEVLGYESSQKPPSLPRPSSPAAVINSELCATDLLGCQAISDLLGDEDVTEIMVNGYDRIYVEKSGIISKENCSFESSEALLSSIERLISYSNRRIDELHPMADARLSDGSRINAAIPPISIDGPVMTIRKFRRDVASAKDIVEGGTISADAMEFLMKCVASRGSILISGGTGSGKTTLLGILGSAIPSSERIITIEDAAELSLKTDHVVRFESRPPNIEGRGEISIRDLLKNALRMRPDRIIIGECRGAEAVDMLQAMNTGHEGSLATIHANSPKDALSRLETMVLMAKVEIPILAIREQIARAIDFVVQVVRFADGRRRVVSISEITGIDSGVIGMQSLYEYRKKGDLLFSTGMRASFFDSGDTAGEFL, encoded by the coding sequence GTGAGGATCGTGGCGGTTTCAGGGATCGAAGAGGGCAGGGATCTTGCGGATTCGATTTCATCTGTCGATTCCGGCATGCGGGCGGAGAAGATCGGCTACATAGTCCTTATTTCTGAATGTGGTTTGAAGCATGGGCTGGCGTCCTATGAGGAATATAATCGTCTGTTCGATGAGTTCGATTCCAATTCGTTCAAAAATTATGTGAGGGCTAAGGGAGTATGCGGCCAGGCTCTGGTCGTTGGTGAAAATGAAATTTCGGAATCGGTTTTTTTCGCCATCGGCGAAGCCTACGATCTAATGATTTTGGATAGACGATATCCATGGAGCGGTAAAATGCCAGGAAATATTCCCATCCCTCTTGTTTATTTTCTCGGGGCCTGTGAAAGGGCCGAAGTCTCCCGGATGTGTAGGAATGCGGCTAAAGAAATCGGCTCATCTTCACCCTTCGTGCCGGTCGGTTTTGCCATGCGAAGCCACGACCTTCATTCATCGGTCGTGATCGCGAGAAGGTCGGAATTGGCTTTCATAGGATCTTTTGACGATCCTTCGATTGTGGCGCGGAGGCTATTCGACCATTCAGCTCTTTACGAATCATGCGTGCGTGTAGGCGAAGTCCTTGGTTATGAAAGTTCTCAAAAACCTCCATCTTTGCCACGGCCATCGTCACCAGCCGCGGTTATAAATTCCGAACTTTGCGCCACGGATCTCTTGGGATGTCAGGCAATATCAGACCTTCTCGGCGACGAAGATGTCACCGAGATAATGGTGAACGGATATGATCGGATATATGTCGAAAAATCAGGAATAATATCGAAGGAAAATTGTTCATTTGAAAGCTCTGAGGCCCTTCTCTCTTCCATCGAGAGGCTTATATCGTATTCAAACAGAAGGATAGACGAGCTTCATCCCATGGCGGACGCCCGCCTATCGGATGGATCCAGAATAAATGCGGCGATTCCACCCATATCGATAGATGGTCCGGTCATGACCATCAGAAAGTTCAGACGAGATGTCGCTTCAGCGAAAGACATAGTGGAGGGCGGTACGATTTCCGCGGATGCTATGGAATTTCTCATGAAATGCGTGGCCAGCCGAGGCAGTATCCTCATATCCGGGGGAACCGGCTCTGGTAAAACTACGCTGCTGGGCATACTCGGCTCTGCCATACCTTCATCCGAACGCATTATCACAATAGAAGATGCCGCTGAGCTTTCACTAAAGACGGATCATGTGGTCAGGTTTGAATCGCGTCCGCCTAACATAGAGGGACGCGGAGAGATATCCATCAGGGACCTTCTGAAAAACGCGCTGCGAATGCGGCCGGACAGGATAATAATAGGTGAATGCCGCGGAGCGGAGGCGGTCGACATGCTGCAGGCGATGAACACCGGCCACGAAGGTTCTCTTGCGACGATCCACGCAAATTCTCCGAAGGATGCGCTCTCCAGGCTTGAGACCATGGTCCTTATGGCGAAGGTGGAAATTCCGATATTGGCAATAAGGGAGCAGATAGCCAGGGCGATAGATTTCGTCGTTCAGGTAGTCAGATTTGCCGACGGAAGGAGGAGAGTTGTGAGTATTTCAGAAATAACAGGAATAGATTCTGGCGTTATAGGCATGCAGAGTTTGTACGAATACAGAAAGAAGGGTGATCTCCTCTTTTCCACAGGTATGCGCGCATCTTTTTTTGACTCAGGCGATACTGCGGGAGAATTTTTATGA
- a CDS encoding sodium/solute symporter (Members of the Solute:Sodium Symporter (SSS), TC 2.A.21 as described in tcdb.org, catalyze solute:Na+ symport. Known solutes for members of the family include sugars, amino acids, nucleosides, inositols, vitamins, urea or anions, depending on the system.), with translation MLSMIDVLILAAYFVVVMGVGFYFTKRESTSTDYFLASRHIGWIAIGASLFATNISSEHFIGLAGTGAASGLAVGHFEWLACIIVLILGWIFVPFYLKSGVFTMPEFLEKRFNKTARRYLTIISIVGYVLTKISVTLYAGSLLLKHVLGVEPMTGAIIMVVATGAYTIAGGLKAVIYTELFQTFVLIGGALVLTIIGLNQVGGFEGLYAKLPPDYFHMFKPWDHPDFPWTGIIFGAPILGIWYWCTDQYIVQRVLSAKGLDDARSGTIFAGFLKILPVFILVLPGLIAAALWPEIRGDMAYPNLVTGLLPVGMKGLVIAGLLAALMSSLAACFNSTSTLFTMDLYKPFRKYASERELVLVGRIATALLVVIGLLWIPFIKYLSSQIYIYLQSVQAYISPPIAVCFLLGLFWKRANGKGAIAALFVGFILGAVRFGSELAFKAGRIDGGLLSYYASANFLHIAVFIFVVCSAIFVFVSLMTDPPAREKIAGLTWSLSGEAVSGVDVMALPVLAERPWWRKINILMSVVLVLILLMLWWKFF, from the coding sequence ATGCTATCGATGATTGATGTACTGATATTGGCCGCTTACTTTGTGGTGGTGATGGGGGTAGGATTTTATTTTACCAAGAGGGAGAGCACATCAACCGATTACTTTCTTGCCAGCAGGCATATCGGTTGGATAGCGATTGGCGCTTCCCTGTTTGCGACCAACATTTCCTCCGAACACTTCATAGGTTTAGCGGGGACAGGCGCTGCATCAGGGCTTGCCGTCGGTCACTTTGAATGGCTGGCATGCATCATCGTGCTCATTTTGGGCTGGATTTTTGTTCCCTTTTATCTCAAGTCCGGCGTTTTCACGATGCCGGAGTTTTTGGAAAAGAGATTCAATAAGACCGCCAGGCGTTACCTAACCATTATCTCGATAGTAGGATATGTTCTGACGAAGATATCCGTGACGCTCTACGCCGGAAGCCTTCTTCTGAAACACGTTCTCGGCGTTGAACCGATGACCGGCGCCATCATAATGGTGGTGGCTACCGGCGCTTACACAATAGCCGGCGGCTTGAAAGCGGTCATCTATACTGAACTCTTTCAGACCTTCGTCCTGATCGGAGGCGCGCTGGTTCTGACAATAATAGGGCTCAATCAGGTAGGGGGATTCGAGGGGCTTTACGCAAAGCTTCCGCCCGACTACTTTCACATGTTCAAGCCCTGGGACCATCCGGATTTTCCGTGGACCGGCATAATCTTTGGAGCACCTATACTCGGGATATGGTACTGGTGTACCGATCAGTACATTGTTCAGCGCGTTCTCTCGGCGAAGGGGCTCGACGATGCTAGGAGCGGAACGATCTTCGCCGGCTTTCTGAAGATACTTCCCGTCTTCATACTCGTGCTCCCCGGGCTCATAGCCGCTGCGCTATGGCCGGAGATCCGTGGAGATATGGCCTATCCAAATCTAGTCACTGGACTTCTACCTGTAGGGATGAAGGGGCTGGTTATAGCCGGTCTTCTAGCCGCGTTGATGTCGTCGCTTGCGGCGTGCTTTAATTCCACCTCGACGCTTTTTACGATGGATCTCTACAAACCTTTCAGAAAGTACGCATCGGAGAGGGAGCTCGTCCTTGTGGGCAGGATCGCCACCGCCCTTCTCGTCGTAATCGGCCTTCTGTGGATACCGTTCATAAAATACCTCAGCTCGCAGATCTACATATACCTGCAGAGCGTGCAGGCCTATATATCGCCGCCTATAGCAGTCTGTTTTCTGCTCGGCCTCTTTTGGAAGAGAGCCAACGGCAAGGGGGCCATCGCAGCGCTCTTTGTCGGATTTATCCTGGGAGCTGTGCGCTTCGGCTCTGAGCTGGCATTCAAGGCGGGGAGGATCGATGGGGGATTGTTGTCCTACTATGCCAGTGCGAACTTTCTGCATATTGCGGTTTTTATCTTTGTCGTCTGCAGCGCGATTTTCGTGTTCGTCAGTCTCATGACGGATCCGCCTGCGCGCGAAAAGATCGCCGGACTTACCTGGAGTCTCTCCGGCGAGGCGGTGAGCGGAGTCGATGTGATGGCCCTGCCTGTGCTCGCCGAGCGGCCGTGGTGGAGAAAGATCAATATCCTGATGTCGGTTGTGCTGGTGCTAATCCTGCTGATGCTCTGGTGGAAATTCTTCTAG
- a CDS encoding GTP-binding protein: MIVDRDHIGFFGKMNSGKSTLMNLITQQCTSIVDDTPGTTADTKFSACEIHGLGPVKLYDTAGIDERAALGEKKRAKVFSDLKECDLVVLVVNPATQDFSPENELLEFARDHDKQVIIFYNLFSEGDRASVRTAAAGMPLSMFYKNIAIDAKDDASRIPVIDFIRENFESKNFKVDLLPNVVRDGFYILNIPMDVETPGGRYLRPQAMCEEFITRNWAFPVSYRMDLASARSHDPEVVAAERGRFDKLIAGLGKKPELVITDSQAMDVAGKWVPKDILITTFSIVMINYMSRGRLKAFVNGALSIGKLKSGDKILIVEACNHSRVGEDIGTVQIPNYLSHNFPGVIVEHNFGREFQQNSTLSQYSLIIHCGGCMISSQKLAARMRDLDALGVPYTNYGLFLSYMQGEDVMLRVVKPFSL, encoded by the coding sequence ATGATCGTAGATCGCGACCACATAGGTTTTTTCGGAAAGATGAATTCCGGCAAAAGCACGCTGATGAATCTCATTACGCAGCAGTGCACTTCGATAGTCGACGATACTCCGGGGACCACCGCCGATACGAAATTTTCCGCCTGTGAAATTCATGGCCTGGGTCCTGTGAAATTGTATGACACTGCAGGTATAGACGAGAGGGCCGCGCTTGGCGAAAAGAAGAGGGCTAAGGTTTTTTCCGACCTCAAGGAATGCGATCTGGTTGTGTTGGTTGTAAATCCGGCTACGCAGGATTTCTCCCCCGAAAACGAGCTGCTCGAATTTGCGCGCGATCACGACAAACAGGTTATCATATTCTATAACCTATTCAGTGAAGGTGACCGTGCCAGCGTACGTACGGCTGCCGCTGGCATGCCTCTTTCGATGTTCTACAAGAACATAGCGATAGATGCGAAGGACGATGCTTCGAGGATTCCAGTCATCGATTTCATCAGAGAGAATTTCGAGTCTAAAAATTTCAAGGTTGATCTGTTGCCAAACGTGGTGCGGGACGGTTTTTACATTCTCAACATACCGATGGATGTTGAAACCCCGGGCGGAAGGTATCTTCGTCCGCAAGCTATGTGCGAGGAATTCATTACCCGCAACTGGGCTTTTCCGGTTTCATACAGGATGGATCTCGCATCCGCGCGCAGCCACGACCCCGAGGTCGTTGCTGCCGAGCGAGGCAGGTTTGACAAATTAATTGCTGGGCTTGGGAAAAAGCCTGAACTCGTCATCACCGATTCTCAAGCGATGGATGTCGCAGGGAAATGGGTTCCTAAAGATATTCTTATCACGACATTTTCCATAGTGATGATCAACTACATGAGCCGCGGGCGCCTCAAGGCCTTCGTCAACGGCGCGCTATCGATAGGTAAGCTGAAAAGTGGCGACAAGATTTTGATAGTGGAGGCCTGCAATCATTCTCGTGTTGGGGAGGATATCGGCACGGTGCAGATACCAAATTATCTTTCGCATAACTTCCCGGGTGTCATAGTTGAGCATAATTTCGGCCGCGAATTTCAGCAAAATTCCACACTTTCGCAATATTCGCTCATAATCCACTGCGGCGGTTGCATGATAAGCTCGCAGAAGCTCGCCGCCAGAATGCGAGATCTCGATGCCCTCGGAGTTCCATACACCAACTACGGCCTCTTTCTTTCGTACATGCAGGGCGAGGATGTCATGCTAAGGGTCGTAAAGCCTTTTAGCCTGTAG
- a CDS encoding FAD-dependent oxidoreductase, with the protein MVKKRILIVGGVAGGATAAARLRRLSEDDEIVIFERGEYVSFANCGLPYFVGKVIKKEDSLLVQTPEGLRARFNIDVRILSEVVAIDRENHEIEVKDLSSGKIYRERYDKLILSPGASPIRPPMPGIDDERIFTLRTVPDARRIKSFVDEKLPRRAIVIGGGFIGLEMAENLHERGVHVTVVEKLPQVMPNLDPEFANVITQHMKFKGVNFILGAGISGFKSGDALVVELENGESLEAEMAILAIGVRPDTAFVAKAGIDLEKNGAIKVDSAMRTNDPDIFAVGDAVISDNPITGGRWGIALAGPANAQARIAANVINGIEDYYDGPVGTSILKIFDLVVGSAGCTEGYLKQNSIPFEKVYTHTPNHVGYYPGATPISVKLIFNPKDGRLLGAQFSGTKGIDRRLDVVASVIRMKGTVADLTRLDLAYAPPFGAAKDVINIAGYVASNVISGDTKIMHWNDVDGVKSDPSWVMLDVRTSEEFSLGTIPGAINIPVDELRSRISELKSGKKILSFCQVGLRGYLAERMLRQHAFDVRNLSGGYKTYTQATDRDSRNITAPAENIGSDDMLQPVPDKLASTHLLDACGLSCPGPIKRTFEEVSRISDGEILEVRATDLGFAQDIKSWCENTGNELLSVSSDDGVIVAKIRKRSYDEVSSARSTGNEKSIVVFSGDMDKVMAAFVIATGAASMGQRVNMFFTFWGLNAIKRPNPPAVNKDFLSRMFGMMMPKGASSLKLSKLNMGGVGTRLMKYVMKSKKVDSLTDMISTARSAGIRFVACQMSMDVMGISRDELIDDVEVGGVATFVADADRSNATLFI; encoded by the coding sequence ATGGTTAAAAAAAGAATTCTAATAGTCGGCGGGGTCGCCGGCGGGGCGACTGCCGCCGCGAGGCTCAGGCGGCTCTCTGAGGATGACGAGATCGTCATCTTTGAACGCGGGGAATACGTTTCCTTTGCAAACTGCGGTCTTCCGTATTTCGTGGGTAAAGTTATCAAAAAAGAGGACTCGCTTCTGGTCCAGACCCCCGAAGGCCTGAGAGCCCGCTTTAACATAGATGTTAGAATTCTCTCCGAGGTTGTGGCGATAGATCGCGAAAATCACGAGATAGAGGTGAAGGATCTCTCTTCAGGAAAAATTTACAGGGAGAGATACGACAAGCTGATACTTTCGCCTGGAGCGAGCCCGATAAGGCCCCCGATGCCAGGCATCGATGACGAGCGCATCTTCACTTTAAGAACTGTGCCTGATGCACGCAGGATAAAATCCTTCGTAGATGAGAAACTCCCCCGCCGCGCTATAGTCATCGGAGGTGGATTCATCGGCCTCGAGATGGCGGAGAATCTTCACGAACGCGGTGTGCATGTCACGGTGGTCGAAAAGCTTCCTCAGGTTATGCCTAATCTCGATCCCGAGTTTGCGAACGTCATCACGCAGCATATGAAATTCAAGGGTGTTAATTTCATCCTTGGCGCGGGCATTTCCGGATTCAAAAGTGGAGATGCTCTCGTGGTCGAATTGGAAAACGGAGAGTCCCTCGAGGCCGAGATGGCGATTCTGGCGATCGGCGTTCGCCCCGACACGGCATTTGTGGCCAAGGCCGGAATAGACCTCGAGAAAAACGGTGCTATCAAGGTTGATAGTGCGATGCGCACGAACGATCCGGATATTTTTGCGGTGGGGGACGCTGTTATCTCCGACAACCCGATAACTGGCGGAAGGTGGGGGATAGCGCTCGCCGGTCCGGCCAATGCACAGGCGAGAATAGCAGCCAACGTCATAAACGGGATCGAAGATTATTATGATGGTCCGGTTGGGACATCCATACTAAAGATATTTGATCTGGTCGTTGGATCGGCGGGGTGCACAGAAGGGTATTTGAAACAAAACTCGATTCCCTTTGAAAAGGTGTACACGCACACACCGAACCATGTTGGCTATTATCCGGGGGCTACCCCTATATCGGTGAAGCTGATCTTTAATCCAAAAGATGGCAGATTGTTGGGTGCGCAGTTTTCAGGGACGAAGGGGATAGATCGCCGCCTTGACGTCGTGGCATCCGTCATCAGGATGAAGGGAACGGTCGCAGATCTTACGAGGCTTGATCTCGCCTATGCACCTCCCTTTGGTGCGGCAAAGGATGTCATCAACATAGCCGGGTATGTCGCTTCAAACGTGATTTCAGGCGATACAAAGATTATGCACTGGAACGACGTGGACGGGGTGAAATCCGATCCTTCATGGGTCATGCTCGACGTGAGGACCTCCGAGGAATTTTCGCTCGGCACCATACCGGGTGCCATAAATATTCCAGTCGATGAGCTTCGGTCCAGAATTTCAGAACTAAAGTCCGGAAAGAAGATCCTGTCCTTTTGCCAGGTCGGGTTGCGCGGATATTTGGCCGAGAGGATGCTGCGCCAGCACGCTTTCGACGTGAGAAACCTTTCCGGCGGATACAAAACCTACACGCAGGCGACTGACAGAGATTCCAGAAACATAACCGCGCCTGCGGAAAATATCGGGAGCGACGATATGCTTCAACCTGTGCCAGATAAATTGGCTTCCACGCACTTGCTTGATGCCTGCGGTCTTTCATGTCCCGGGCCGATAAAGCGCACTTTTGAAGAGGTTTCGCGCATCTCAGATGGTGAGATTTTGGAGGTCAGGGCTACCGATCTCGGATTTGCTCAGGACATCAAGTCCTGGTGTGAGAACACCGGAAATGAACTGCTTTCGGTCTCTTCCGATGACGGTGTCATCGTTGCGAAGATACGTAAGCGTTCATATGATGAGGTGAGTTCGGCTAGGTCCACAGGTAACGAGAAGAGTATCGTGGTATTTTCCGGCGACATGGACAAAGTTATGGCGGCATTCGTAATCGCCACCGGTGCTGCCAGCATGGGGCAGAGGGTGAATATGTTTTTTACCTTCTGGGGACTAAATGCCATCAAGAGGCCGAACCCTCCGGCAGTGAATAAGGATTTTCTATCCCGCATGTTTGGCATGATGATGCCCAAAGGTGCATCTTCGCTGAAGCTCTCAAAGCTCAACATGGGCGGAGTCGGCACGCGCCTCATGAAATACGTGATGAAATCCAAAAAGGTTGATTCCCTGACCGATATGATATCCACCGCGCGTTCCGCAGGAATCAGGTTTGTAGCCTGCCAGATGTCGATGGATGTAATGGGGATATCGCGAGATGAGCTGATCGACGACGTTGAAGTGGGCGGGGTTGCCACATTCGTGGCGGATGCCGACCGTTCAAATGCAACGCTGTTCATATAG
- the cpaB gene encoding Flp pilus assembly protein CpaB: MKISAMIEFLRKNKGIAVPAIAALVAAFLAMGHIERKERELLGFAEPVEVITASEDIKAGDMISISAITRASVPRKFLTPRPIFNIVEAVGRVAAVTIPEGSQISQTFLLPEGEIPLSSIIPDGMRLVTLPLPESYGQMYISRGDRVDLIATFDLKENGSAKGASFHLVEGALVVAAGDRNDHSVSPRPKQKEAGMFGGINGITSERGTKSISIAVAPGDDSKIYFASHFGELSFSLRPMGDSEDFESSPATIESIAGKFHELNERGVRFKEFRGR, encoded by the coding sequence ATGAAGATATCTGCGATGATTGAGTTTCTCAGAAAAAATAAAGGGATTGCTGTTCCCGCTATAGCGGCCCTGGTCGCAGCTTTTTTGGCGATGGGACATATCGAACGAAAGGAGCGCGAGCTGCTGGGTTTTGCCGAACCTGTCGAAGTTATAACGGCTTCGGAGGATATCAAGGCGGGGGATATGATATCGATCTCTGCGATAACCCGCGCTTCAGTTCCCAGAAAATTTCTCACCCCGCGTCCAATTTTCAATATTGTTGAAGCTGTGGGAAGGGTCGCGGCGGTGACAATACCCGAAGGGTCTCAGATATCGCAGACCTTTCTGCTGCCTGAAGGGGAGATTCCTCTCTCATCGATAATTCCGGACGGAATGCGCTTGGTCACACTCCCGCTGCCGGAGTCCTACGGCCAGATGTATATTTCAAGAGGGGATCGCGTCGATCTTATCGCTACTTTCGATCTCAAGGAAAACGGATCTGCAAAGGGAGCCTCGTTCCATCTCGTCGAGGGCGCATTGGTTGTTGCGGCCGGGGATAGAAATGATCATTCGGTTTCGCCACGTCCGAAACAAAAGGAGGCAGGGATGTTCGGTGGGATTAATGGCATCACTTCAGAAAGGGGAACGAAATCGATCTCGATAGCGGTTGCCCCGGGGGATGACAGCAAAATCTATTTTGCCTCCCACTTTGGAGAACTTTCTTTTTCCCTTCGGCCTATGGGCGATTCGGAGGATTTCGAAAGCTCCCCGGCCACCATAGAGTCAATCGCAGGAAAGTTTCATGAATTGAATGAGAGGGGAGTCCGGTTTAAGGAATTTCGTGGGAGATGA
- a CDS encoding DNA-binding protein codes for MDFRTCSRGRVFMARFDAGEDLLSSLERFAKENKISAGHFSVIGGLKKLSYGLLGKGGHKVLKYEAERCFEILPTFGNITLKDGEVMIHAHIAAADEDEGVLRGGHLSEGCEIYPFAEVVIEELSPPVYRSYNSAINLWPLNFKATSENSFLSEREVSK; via the coding sequence ATGGATTTCAGGACCTGTTCCAGGGGAAGGGTTTTTATGGCGAGGTTCGATGCCGGGGAGGATCTCCTATCTTCCCTTGAGCGATTTGCCAAAGAAAACAAAATTTCGGCTGGGCATTTTTCGGTAATAGGAGGGCTGAAGAAACTTTCTTACGGGTTGCTCGGAAAGGGCGGCCACAAGGTTTTGAAATATGAGGCGGAGAGGTGCTTCGAGATCCTTCCGACCTTCGGCAACATCACTCTAAAAGACGGGGAGGTCATGATTCACGCTCATATAGCCGCAGCGGATGAAGATGAAGGCGTCCTGCGGGGTGGACATCTCTCCGAGGGATGCGAGATATACCCGTTTGCAGAGGTAGTGATAGAGGAGCTTTCTCCGCCGGTATATAGAAGCTACAACAGCGCTATAAATCTGTGGCCGCTGAATTTTAAGGCGACATCGGAGAATAGTTTTTTGTCGGAAAGAGAAGTTTCAAAATGA